GGCCAAGGCAAAAGTAGAACGCCTGCTGCGTCAGTATGGTGCCCGTGCTGTAGTAATTCGCAACGATTACACGGTATTTGAAACCACTGGCCACCGCGAAGAAACTGACCAGCTGATTGAAGTGCTGGCACCCTTTGGCCTCATCGAATTTGTACGCAGTGCCAGAGTGGCCATCATTAAAGCCAGCGCCGGCTTCCACGAAAAACTGCGGGAGTTTGAACAGGCCGAACCCGGTGAAGAAGTCATCGAAAACGAATACCTCGACAAACAACAGGAAGTATTCTCCATGTAAAAATCTTTTGCATAAATACGATAACGGTACACTCTACTACTGCTATCTGTTTTATACCAAACCAAGTATCAATACAAACCAAAAACAACAAACAGAATATCATGGCAAAGCTCAATTTCGGCGGCGTTGAAGAAAACGTAGTAACCCGCGAAGAATTTCCACTGGCAAAAGCACAGGAAGTGCTGAAAAATGAAACCATCGCCGTCATCGGTTATGGTGTGCAGGGTCCTGGCCAGGCACTCAACCAACGCGACAATGGCATCAACGTAATTGTTGGCCAGCGCAAAAATTCAAAAACCTGGGATAAGGCAGTGAAAGACGGCTTTGTACCCGGCGAAACGCTGTTTGAAATTGAAGAAGCACTGGAGCGTGGCACTATCATTTGCTACCTGCTCAGCGATGCTGCACAAATAGAACTGTGGCCTACCGTGAAGAAGCATCTTACTGCTGGTAAAGCGTTATACTTCTCTCATGGTTTTGGCATCACGTTCAACGAGCAGACAGGTATCATTCCTCCTGCCGATGTAGATGTATTCCTCGTGGCACCAAAAGGTTCGGGCACTTCATTGCGCCGCATGTTCCTGCAAGGCCGTGGCCTCAACAGCAGCTTCGCTATTTACCAAGATGCCACTGGCAAAGCCAAAGACCGTGTGATTGCTTTGGGTATTGCCGTAGGTAGCGGCTACCTGTTCGAAACAGATTTCAGAAAAGAAGTATTCAGCGATTTGACCGGCGAACGTGGTACGCTGATGGGTGCTATCCAAGGCATTTTTGCGGCACAGTACCAAGTACTCCGCGACAATGGCCACAGCCCTTCTGAAGCTTTCAACGAAACAGTAGAAGAACTGACCCAAAGCCTGATGCCACTGGTAGCAGAAAACGGCATGGACTGGATGTATGCCAACTGCTCTACCACTGCACAGCGTGGTGCCCTCGACTGGTGGAAGAAATTCCGCGATGCTTCTTACCCTGTGTTTAGCGAACTGTACCAGAGCGTAGCCACCGGTAAAGAAAGCCAGCGCAGCATCGACAGCAACAGCCAACCCGACTACCGCGAAAAACTGGAAGCCGAACTGGCCGAGCTGCGGGAAAGCGAAATGTGGCAGGCAGGTAAAACCGTTCGCAGCCTGCGTCCGGAAAACCAGGCCGGCGCCTAATAGCGATTACTATTGCTTTTCATAAGATGAGTGTCTGTCGGCAATTTTTTATTCACCTCCGCCGACAGCACTCATTGTTTTGTCCATCCATTTGTACAGGTTTAGCATTGATTGTCAAACGCCCACACATCCATCAGATAAGTGACTACAACTTTTGTTGGAAAAACCATCCTGAAATGGAAAAATGTGAATATTCTTTCTTCAACACTTTTAGGGTTTTAATAGATAATTTCCCTAATTTTATTCGATTGCTTGCCTGTTATTCATCAAAAAAGACCGTTCATTAACCAATCTTAACAGGCGAAAATGATTGAGAAACAAGTTGGGTTATACGATCCTTCCTTTGAACACGATGCGTGTGGCATCGGCTTTGTAGCCCACATTCGTGGTAAAAAATCGCACCAACATGTTAGCGATGCGCTGACTGTATTGGAAAACATGGAGCACCGTGGTGCCTGTGGTTGTGAAGTCAACACCGGCGATGGTGCGGGCATCATGATTCAGATTCCCCATGAGTTTTTCTATGCAGAAGCACTGAAATCTGGCGTGATGCTGCCTGCCGTTGGCAAGTATGGCGTTGGCGTTATTTTCTTTCCGAAAAATGTAACGCTCCGCGAAGCCTGCCGCGATACATTCAACCGCACTGCCGAGCAGTTGGGTATGGAAATACTGTGGTATCGCCGGGTACCGGTAAACACCGAAGGCATTGGCGAAACAGCCCTGAGTGTGGAGCCCGAAATGGAACAGGTATTCATTAAATGCCCCGACCACATCAACGACCAAACCGATTTCGACCGCAAGTTGTTTGTGCTGCGCAACTACGCTTCTCATCTCATCAACAATACAGTGAAGCAAGATGCCGTTGGCTTTTACGTAGCGTCTATGTCATCACGTGTGTTGGTGTACAAAGGACAGCTTACCAGCCATCAGGTGCGGGAGTATTTCCCCGACTTGTCGCAGAAAACACTCACCAGTGCTTTTGGCCTGGTGCACAGCCGTTTTGCCACCAACACCTTCCCCAGTTGGAAGCTGGCGCAGCCCTTCCGTTTCATTGCCCATAATGGTGAAATCAATACTCTGCAAGGCAACCTCAACTGGTTGCGTAGTAGCGAAAAGGGCTTTACTTCTCCTTACTTCACCCACGAAGAAATGGAGATGCTGCTGCCCATTGTCACCAGCGGACAAAGCGATAGTGCCTGCCTCGACAACATGATTGAATTGCTGACCTACACTGGTCGCAGTTTGCCGCATGTAATGATGATGCTGATACCGGAAGCATGGGATGAAAACAACGAGATGGATGCGGCGAAAAAAGCATTCTACGAATACCATGCTTGTTTGATGGAGCCTTGGGATGGTCCGGCTTCTATCTCCTTTACCGATGGTAAAATGATTGGTGCTACCCTCGACCGAAACGGTCTTCGCCCCTCACGGTACACCGTTACTACCGACGACCGGGTAATCATGTCCAGCGAATCGGGTGCTTTGCCCGTTGATCCTGCCATCATTAAAGAACGTGGCCGCCTGCAACCCGGCAAAATGTTTGTGGTAGACATGGAGCAGGAACGCATCATCAGTGATGAGGAACTCAAAAACGAAATTTGCAACCTGAAGCCTTACGGCGACTGGTTGAATAAATACAAAATCCGTTTGGAAGAACTGCCCGAACCACGGGTGATGTTTACCCATCTGGAACAAGACCAGATTTTCAAATACCAGAAAGTATTTGGCTATAGCTCAGAAGATTTGGACAGCATCATTTCGGCCATGGCCGTGGGTGGAAAAGAGCCAATCGGTTCGATGGGCACCGATACGCCACTGGCGGTGTTGAGTGACCAGCCACAACATTTGTCGTATTACTTCAAGCAGCTGTTTGCACAGGTAACCAACCCACCCATCGATCCTATTCGTGAAAGATTGGTGATGAGCCTGGCCACTTTTGTGGGCAACAACGGCAATCTGCTGTCAGAAGATCCTTTAAGTGCACACACCGTTGCACTCAAGCATCCCATTTTGTCGAACCATGAGCTGGAAAAAATCCGCTCCATTGATACCGGTATCTTCCAGGCCAAAACATTGCAGTGTTATTTCATGGCCGATGGAAAACCTGGCTCACTGAAACGGGCACTCGAACGCATTTGCCGTTATGCAGTAGACGCCGTGGAAGACGGCTTCGAAGTACTCATCCTCAGCGACCGAGCTATTGATAGTGACCATGCGCCTATTCCATCACTGTTGGCCACGGCTGCGGTACACCACCACCTCATCCGCAAAGGGTATCGGGGTAAGGTTGGTATTGTAGTAGAAGCCGGCGATGTATGGGAAGTGCATCACTTCGCATGTCTGTTGGGTTTTGGTGCCACTGCTATCAACCCCTACCTCGCATTGAGCACCATCCGCGACATGAAATTGTCGGGCAAACTTGAATCGGAGCTCGACGCTGATGTACTCAAGAAAAACTATATCAAAGCGGTCAAAGAAGGCTTGCTGAAAGTGTTCAGTAAAATGGGTATCAGTACCCTGCAATCTTATCAGGGTGCACAAATCTTCGAAATCATTGGTATCAACCGCAGCGTTGTTGACCAGTTCTTTACCGGAGCTGTAAGCCGTATTGAAGGCATGGGCCTCGATGAAATAGCCCGTGAAACGCTGGCTAAGCACTACTTCGCTTTCAGCAAAAAGAAGTACCACATGACCGGCTGCCCGTGGGTGGGGTATATCAGTGGAAACGCAAAGGCGAATTCCATTTGTTCAATCCGCAAACCATTCACCTTTTGCAGTACAGTACCCGCATGAACGATTATGCGACGTACAAGAAATACAGCAAGCTGGTCAACGATCAAACCCAAAAAGCAGCAACGTTGCGTGGATTGCTGGAGTTTAAAAAACTCCGTCCATCACTCAAAATTGAAGAAGTAGAACCTGCCGAAGTAATCCTCAAGCGTTTTGCTACGGGTGCCATGAGTTTTGGTTCTATCAGCTGGGAAGCACATACTACGTTGGCCATTGCCATGAACCGCATTGGTGCCAAAAGCAACACCGGTGAAGGTGGTGAAGATGAACGCCGTTACATTCCGTTGGAAAATGGCGACAGCATGCGGAGTGCCATCAAGCAGGTAGCTTCTGCCCGCTTTGGCGTCACCAGCCAGTACCTTACTGAAGCTGATGAATTGCAGATTAAAATGGCCCAAGGCGCCAAGCCCGGCGAAGGTGGCCAACTGCCCGGCGATAAGGTAGACGAATGGATTGGTAAAGTGCGTCACTCAACACCTGGTGTTGGTTTGATTTCACCTCCACCCCACCACGATATTTACAGCATTGAAGATTTGGCGCAGCTGATTTTCGATTTGAAAAATGCCAACCGCCGTGCCCGTATCAGTGTGAAGCTGGTGAGCAAGGCAGGTGTTGGTACCATTGCTGCCGGCGTTACCAAAGCCAAGGCCGATGTTGTGTTGATTGCCGGCCACGATGGTGGTACGGGAGCATCACCGCTGAGCTCTATCCGCCACGCTGGTTTGCCCTGGGAACTGGGCCTGGCTGAAACGCACCAGACATTGGTGAAGAACCGTCTGCGCAGCCGCGTAGTGGTACAAGCCGATGGCCAAATGAAAACCGGCCGTGACATTGCTATTGCCGCTTTGCTCGGTGCCGAAGAATGGGGCGTTGCCACCGCTGCACTGGTAGTGGAAGGTTGCATCATGATGCGTAAGTGCCACCTCAATACCTGCCCTGTAGGTGTGGCTACGCAAAACCCTGATTTGCGCAAACGCTTTACCGGCAATGCAGATGCCGTGGTGAATTTCTTCCACTTCTTGGTACAAGAACTGCGGGAAATTATGGCCGAGCTGGGCTTCCGCACCATTGATGAAATGGTGGGCCAGGTAGACTACCTGCAGGTGCGTGAAAACATTGACCACTGGAAATACAAAAACCTGAACCTGAAAGACATGCTGTACAAAGAGCCGGCCTATGGTACTACGCTCCACAACAGCGAGAAGCAGGATCACGGTTTGCAATTGGTGCTCGATAGGCATTTACTGCAACTGGCACAGCCAGCATTGGAAAAGGGCACAAAAGTAGAAGCCACATTGCCCATCAAAAACATCGACCGCACTTGCGGCACCATGTTGTCGAATGAAATCACCCGCAAGTATGGCGCTGCCGGTTTGCCCGATGGTACCATTCACTTCAAGTTTGAAGGCACTGCCGGCCAGAGCTTTGGTGCTTTTTGCACCAATGGCCTGAGCCTCGAACTGGAAGGTGATGCCAACGACTATTTTGGTAAGGGCCTGAGTGGAGCAAACCTCGCTGTCTATCCCAGCCGTGTGTCGAGCTTTGTACCCGAAGACAATATCATTATTGGCAACGTGGCATTGTATGGCGCTACCAGCGGCCATGCTTACATCCGTGGTAAGGCAGGCGAACGTTTTGCGGTACGCAACAGTGGTGCACTGGCTGTAGTAGAAGGCGTGGGCGACCACGGCTGCGAATACATGACAGGTGGCACTGTAATAGTGCTCGGCGAAACCGGCCGCAACTTTGCAGCAGGCATGAGCGGTGGCATTACCTATGTGTACGATCCCAACAACTTGTTGCCTGGTCGTTGCAACCTCGAAATGGTAGACCTCGACCCTTGCGATGAAGCCGATGCACAACTGCTGAAAACGCAATTGCAGCAACACTTTACACTTACAGGCAGCAATGTGGCCAAGTATTTACTCAACGATATGGAGCATGCCATTTTGCAGTTTGTAAAAGTGTTTCCGAAGGATTACAAAAAAGTACTGCAAGCAAAAGCCAAAACAAATGTGCCACAACCAACTGCATAACTGCAAAAGCGTTGTCACCAAGACCAAATCAATCATTCAAGAACTGATCCTAAATAATTGGATATGGGAAAACCCACAGGATTTCTGGAGTTTACAAGAACATTGCCAGGCAAGCGACCGGTAAATGACCGCCTGCATGACTACAGAGAATTTGTAGACAAATTTGACGAACAGCAACTCAATCAACAATCGGCCCGTTGCATGAATTGTGGCGTACCATTTTGCCACAGTGGCTGTCCGCTGGGCAATGTAATTCCTGAATTCAATGATGCCATTTACCGCAAAAACTGGCGGGAGGCATACGATATTCTCAGCTACACCAACAACTTTCCGGAGTTTACGGGGCGCATTTGTCCTGCACCATGCGAAAGCGCCTGTGTATTGGGCATCAACCAACCACCGGTAGCCATTGAAGAAATAGAAAAGCACATCATTGAAATTGCTTTTGAAAAAGGATTTGTTACAGCCAACGCTCCCATTGTTCGTACCGGTAAAAAAGTAGCGGTAGTGGGTTCTGGCCCTGCCGGACTGGCCGCTGCCGCCCAGCTGAACAAAGCTGGCCATTCAGTAACGGTGTTTGAAAGAGACGACAAACCCGGTGGCCTGCTGCGCTATGGCATCCCCGATTTTAAACTGGAAAAATGGGTGATTGACCGCAGGGTAGCTTTGCTGGAAGAAGAAGGCGTTGTCTTTAAATGCAATACCAACGTGGGCACCGACATTAGCAGTGGCGATTTGCTCCGCGAATTCCACGCCGTAGTGTTGGCGGGTGGCTCTACCATTCCCCGCGACCTGCCCGTAAAAGGCCGTGATGCCAAGGGTGTATATTTTGCCATGCAATTTTTGAAGCAACAAAACAAGCGGGTAGCCAACCCCGATGTGGAACTGTTGAAGGAACGTGGCTTTGAAGGAAGCAATTGGGCCGAAGAGATAACTGCCACCGGCAAGCATGTGGTGGTAATTGGTGGTGGCGATACCGGCAGCGACTGCGTAGGTACGAGCAACCGCCATGGTGCAGCCAGTGTTACGCAATTTGAATTGCTGCCTCAGCCGCCCGATAGTCGTACCAATGCCATGCCATGGCCCACTTACCCCATGCTGCTGAAAACCACCAGCAGCCATGATGAAGGTTGTAACCGCCATTGGGCGATTGCTACCAAAGAAGTGATTAAAAACGAAGCCGGTGCCATTAAAGCCCTCCGCATTGTTGACCTGGAATGGGAACTGGCACCAGATGGCCGCCCGGTGAAGTTTCAGGAAAAGACAGAAACTGAGAGAGAAATCCCTTGTGACCTCGTGTTACTGGCCATGGGCTTCGTACATCCGCAGCACAATGGCGTCATTGCCGATTTGGAACTGGAACTGGATGAACGGGGCAATGTAAAAGCTTCGGAGCAACATTTCCAGACGACTTTGCAGAAGGTTTTTGCCTGTGGCGACATGCGCCGCGGTCAGAGCCTGGTAGTATGGGCCATAAGCGAAGGCCGCGAATGTGCCCGCAAAGTAGACGAGTACCTGATGGGTACATCCTTGCTGGAAAGTAAGGAAAGCAGCATTTTATTCAGCTTCATCCAAGCATAAAAGAGAATTATTGGCAGCAATGCCAATAATTTTTCAATCGTCATATTAATTTATAAAATATGTAATCTTTTTTATTCACATCAAAGGGTTACAATAATCTATTTAATGAATTATTTAAGATATTAGATTTTAGTTATCCGTTCACCTTAAAAACACATTCATGGCTAAAAAGACAATTAAGCAGATTGCACCGTTCCTGATTCTGGCAGCAGTGTCCATTGGTGCCTTATTCATTCCCTCGCTCCCCACCTTCAACGATGAGGGCAAAGCCTACTCAGGCGCCGACATTACCTGGATTTTGGTAGCCACGGCCCTGGTATTCCTGATGACACCCGGCCTCGCCTTTTTCTATGGCGGTATGGTGCATCGCAAAAACGTAATCAGCACCATGATTAAAAGCGTGGTGGCTGCAGGTATCGTTAGCATTCTCTGGATTGTAGTTGGCTACAGCCTGTCTTTTGGCACCAGCATTGGTGGCTTTATCGGCAACCCCACAACACATTTGTTTTTTAAAGATGTGATGTCTGGCGAGCCTTGGTCTTTGGCCCCCACCATTCCCAAACCACTTTTCGCACTCTTTCAGCTCATGTTCGCCATCATTACGCCGGGTCTGGTAGTAGGTGCCGTAGCTGAGCGTATCCGCTTCACCGCTTACATTCTTTTCATCGCCTTGTTTGGCTTGCTGGTATACGCACCATTGGCCCACTGGACATGGCACCCCGAAGGTTTCCTGTTTAAAATGGGTGTGCTCGATTTTGCCGGTGGTACCGTGGTACACATTTCAGCCGGTTGTGCAGCCCTGGCAGGCGCACTGGTGCTGAAGCCCCGCAAATCAAAACTGTTGCAGGAAGAAGTTCCACCTGCCAACATACCCTACGTCCTGATTGGTACAGGTCTGCTGTGGTTTGGCTGGTTTGGCTTCAACGCAGGTTCTGCCCTGGGTGCCAATAGCCTTGCTGTTTCTGCTTTTGCCACTACCAACACTGCTGCTGCTGCCGCAGGTTTGAGCTGGATGTTCTTTGATGTATTGCGTGGTAAAAAGCCTTCTGTATTGGGTTTCTGTATTGGTGCTGTGGTTGGCCTCGTAGCCATTACTCCCGGTGCTGGTTTTGTAGCAGTTCCTCAAAGCATTTTTATTGGTGTAGTAGCTGCTATCATTTCTAACCTGGCGGTACACTTCAAGCAAAAAAGCAAGCTGGATGACACCCTCGATGTATTCCCCTGCCATGGCGTAGGTGGTATTGTAGGCATGCTGCTCACTGGTGTATTTGCTACCGTAACCGTTAACAGTGCCGGTCAGGATGGTCTGGCTTATGGCAATTCAGCATTCTTTGTAACACAATTGAAAGGCATGCTGGTAGCTGTCGTTTTCAGCTTCGTAATGTCTTAC
The Phnomibacter ginsenosidimutans genome window above contains:
- the ilvC gene encoding ketol-acid reductoisomerase, yielding MAKLNFGGVEENVVTREEFPLAKAQEVLKNETIAVIGYGVQGPGQALNQRDNGINVIVGQRKNSKTWDKAVKDGFVPGETLFEIEEALERGTIICYLLSDAAQIELWPTVKKHLTAGKALYFSHGFGITFNEQTGIIPPADVDVFLVAPKGSGTSLRRMFLQGRGLNSSFAIYQDATGKAKDRVIALGIAVGSGYLFETDFRKEVFSDLTGERGTLMGAIQGIFAAQYQVLRDNGHSPSEAFNETVEELTQSLMPLVAENGMDWMYANCSTTAQRGALDWWKKFRDASYPVFSELYQSVATGKESQRSIDSNSQPDYREKLEAELAELRESEMWQAGKTVRSLRPENQAGA
- a CDS encoding glutamate synthase central domain-containing protein, yielding MIEKQVGLYDPSFEHDACGIGFVAHIRGKKSHQHVSDALTVLENMEHRGACGCEVNTGDGAGIMIQIPHEFFYAEALKSGVMLPAVGKYGVGVIFFPKNVTLREACRDTFNRTAEQLGMEILWYRRVPVNTEGIGETALSVEPEMEQVFIKCPDHINDQTDFDRKLFVLRNYASHLINNTVKQDAVGFYVASMSSRVLVYKGQLTSHQVREYFPDLSQKTLTSAFGLVHSRFATNTFPSWKLAQPFRFIAHNGEINTLQGNLNWLRSSEKGFTSPYFTHEEMEMLLPIVTSGQSDSACLDNMIELLTYTGRSLPHVMMMLIPEAWDENNEMDAAKKAFYEYHACLMEPWDGPASISFTDGKMIGATLDRNGLRPSRYTVTTDDRVIMSSESGALPVDPAIIKERGRLQPGKMFVVDMEQERIISDEELKNEICNLKPYGDWLNKYKIRLEELPEPRVMFTHLEQDQIFKYQKVFGYSSEDLDSIISAMAVGGKEPIGSMGTDTPLAVLSDQPQHLSYYFKQLFAQVTNPPIDPIRERLVMSLATFVGNNGNLLSEDPLSAHTVALKHPILSNHELEKIRSIDTGIFQAKTLQCYFMADGKPGSLKRALERICRYAVDAVEDGFEVLILSDRAIDSDHAPIPSLLATAAVHHHLIRKGYRGKVGIVVEAGDVWEVHHFACLLGFGATAINPYLALSTIRDMKLSGKLESELDADVLKKNYIKAVKEGLLKVFSKMGISTLQSYQGAQIFEIIGINRSVVDQFFTGAVSRIEGMGLDEIARETLAKHYFAFSKKKYHMTGCPWVGYISGNAKANSICSIRKPFTFCSTVPA
- a CDS encoding glutamate synthase-related protein; protein product: MQYSTRMNDYATYKKYSKLVNDQTQKAATLRGLLEFKKLRPSLKIEEVEPAEVILKRFATGAMSFGSISWEAHTTLAIAMNRIGAKSNTGEGGEDERRYIPLENGDSMRSAIKQVASARFGVTSQYLTEADELQIKMAQGAKPGEGGQLPGDKVDEWIGKVRHSTPGVGLISPPPHHDIYSIEDLAQLIFDLKNANRRARISVKLVSKAGVGTIAAGVTKAKADVVLIAGHDGGTGASPLSSIRHAGLPWELGLAETHQTLVKNRLRSRVVVQADGQMKTGRDIAIAALLGAEEWGVATAALVVEGCIMMRKCHLNTCPVGVATQNPDLRKRFTGNADAVVNFFHFLVQELREIMAELGFRTIDEMVGQVDYLQVRENIDHWKYKNLNLKDMLYKEPAYGTTLHNSEKQDHGLQLVLDRHLLQLAQPALEKGTKVEATLPIKNIDRTCGTMLSNEITRKYGAAGLPDGTIHFKFEGTAGQSFGAFCTNGLSLELEGDANDYFGKGLSGANLAVYPSRVSSFVPEDNIIIGNVALYGATSGHAYIRGKAGERFAVRNSGALAVVEGVGDHGCEYMTGGTVIVLGETGRNFAAGMSGGITYVYDPNNLLPGRCNLEMVDLDPCDEADAQLLKTQLQQHFTLTGSNVAKYLLNDMEHAILQFVKVFPKDYKKVLQAKAKTNVPQPTA
- a CDS encoding glutamate synthase subunit beta produces the protein MGKPTGFLEFTRTLPGKRPVNDRLHDYREFVDKFDEQQLNQQSARCMNCGVPFCHSGCPLGNVIPEFNDAIYRKNWREAYDILSYTNNFPEFTGRICPAPCESACVLGINQPPVAIEEIEKHIIEIAFEKGFVTANAPIVRTGKKVAVVGSGPAGLAAAAQLNKAGHSVTVFERDDKPGGLLRYGIPDFKLEKWVIDRRVALLEEEGVVFKCNTNVGTDISSGDLLREFHAVVLAGGSTIPRDLPVKGRDAKGVYFAMQFLKQQNKRVANPDVELLKERGFEGSNWAEEITATGKHVVVIGGGDTGSDCVGTSNRHGAASVTQFELLPQPPDSRTNAMPWPTYPMLLKTTSSHDEGCNRHWAIATKEVIKNEAGAIKALRIVDLEWELAPDGRPVKFQEKTETEREIPCDLVLLAMGFVHPQHNGVIADLELELDERGNVKASEQHFQTTLQKVFACGDMRRGQSLVVWAISEGRECARKVDEYLMGTSLLESKESSILFSFIQA
- a CDS encoding ammonium transporter; its protein translation is MAKKTIKQIAPFLILAAVSIGALFIPSLPTFNDEGKAYSGADITWILVATALVFLMTPGLAFFYGGMVHRKNVISTMIKSVVAAGIVSILWIVVGYSLSFGTSIGGFIGNPTTHLFFKDVMSGEPWSLAPTIPKPLFALFQLMFAIITPGLVVGAVAERIRFTAYILFIALFGLLVYAPLAHWTWHPEGFLFKMGVLDFAGGTVVHISAGCAALAGALVLKPRKSKLLQEEVPPANIPYVLIGTGLLWFGWFGFNAGSALGANSLAVSAFATTNTAAAAAGLSWMFFDVLRGKKPSVLGFCIGAVVGLVAITPGAGFVAVPQSIFIGVVAAIISNLAVHFKQKSKLDDTLDVFPCHGVGGIVGMLLTGVFATVTVNSAGQDGLAYGNSAFFVTQLKGMLVAVVFSFVMSYLIFKFIDLVLPLRVSEADEDMGLDASQHNEKYMQGHVLVQNNGVLKEAEENYAEL